A region of Bombyx mori chromosome 13, ASM3026992v2 DNA encodes the following proteins:
- the Ase gene encoding achaete-scute-like protein ASE (The RefSeq protein has 3 substitutions compared to this genomic sequence), which produces MSSIDIVVFRNASVNKAQILQETVNNSLNITNNDPNQNARREIIVLRKKQRIQPADTVSVPALMRTIEPSSSSVLAKKARYRENTSSDETVRTPTPLAVARRNARERNRVRQVNDGFAALRRHIPEEVAAAFETTNSNRGPNKKLSKVETLRMAVEYIRNLESLLNIGHADKENTSRSCMESFPSPASSSPRENSQERSYFMISSPALEEEELDEDEIDGLPGLRQQQYVDIAASENFHLVSTPHLYDEEEGQPLTPSSDLLVQDEVNSHILDAHFQFPNSAEHFSVIPEQNYLSETEVPVSESDFEIKYADSLNQHIQQSFNENTDIPFALNPDLILPENQFKFKESDNGSFTENEDFCEVELKKELPDIQVTPEDREQFEETLKWWQEKTRQTRPTKTVNKK; this is translated from the coding sequence ATGAGCTCCATCGATATCGTAGTCTTCCGCAACGCGTCAGTCAACAAGGCCCAGATTCTTCAAGAAACCGTGAATAATTCCTTAAACATAACGAACAACGATCCCAATCAAAATGTGAGACGTGAAATTAtagttttaagaaaaaaacaaaggaTCCAACCCGCCGATACCGTGTCTGTGCCTGCACTGATGCGAACCATTGAGCCATCCTCATCAAGCGTGCTAGCGAAAAAAGCAAGATACCGAGAAAATACGAGTTCGGATGAAACTGTGCGTACACCTACACCGCTAGCGGTCGCTCGACGGAATGCGCGGGAACGGAACAGAGTACGTCAAGTGAACGATGGATTTGCGGCTCTCCGGCGACACATACCCGAAGAAGTAGCCGCGGCGTTTGAGACGACTAACTCCAACAGAGGACCGAACAAAAAACTCAGTAAAGTGGAAACATTAAGAATGGCGGTCGAGTACATACGGAACTTGGAAAGTTTACTTAACATCGGCCATGCTGACAAAGAAAACACGTCTCGTTCCTGCATGGAATCATTCCCTTCGCCAGCATCATCGTCTCCGAGAGAAAACAGTCAAGAGAGGAGCTATTTCATGATTAGTTCGCCTGCCCTAGAAGAAGAGGAACTAGATGAAGATGAAATAGACGGACTACCTGGCTTACGTCAGCAGCAGTATGTCGACATTGCAGCCTCAGAAAATTTCCACTTAGTGTCTACGCCACATCTGTACGATGAAGAAGAAGGCCAACCTCTTACACCATCATCGGATTTACTGGTTCAAGATGAAGTAAATTCACATATCCTAGATGCACATTTTCAGTTTCCAAATTCCGCCGAACATTTCTCTGTAATACCCGAACAAAATTACCTGAGTGAAACGGAAGTGCCAGTCAGTGAAagtgattttgaaataaaatacgcGGATTCCCTTAATCAACACATCCAACAAAGCTTCAATGAAAACACTGATATACCTTTTGCTTTGAATCCGGATCTTATTCTTCCCGAAAACCAGTTCAAGTTCAAGGAAAGTGACAATAGTTCTTTCACGGAAAACGAAGATTTTTGtgaagttgaattaaaaaaggAACTTCCAGATATCCAAGTGACGCCCGAGGACAGAGAACAATTCGAAGAAACTCTAAAATGGTGGCAAGAGAAAACGAGACAAACCCGTCCTACGAAAactcttaataaaaaataa